Proteins co-encoded in one Apodemus sylvaticus chromosome 6, mApoSyl1.1, whole genome shotgun sequence genomic window:
- the Pacs2 gene encoding phosphofurin acidic cluster sorting protein 2 isoform X5 has protein sequence MAERGRLGLPGAPGALNTPVPMNLFATWEVDGSSPSCVPRLCSLTLKKLAVLRELEKELLSVVIAVKMQGSKRVLRSHEIVLPPSGQVETDLALTFSLQYPHFLKREGNKLQIMLQRRKRYKNRTILGYKTLAAGSINMAEVMQHPSEGGQVLSLCSSIKEASVKVAEIWIVSLSSQPIDHEDSTMQAGPKAKSTDNYSEEEYESFSSEQEASDDAVQGQDLDEDDFDVGKPKKQRRSIVRTTSMTRQQNFKQKVVALLRRFKVSEEVLDSEQDPAEHVPEVEEDLDLLYDTLDVENPSDSGPDMDDDDSVLSTPKPKLRPYFEGLSHSSSQTEIGSIHSARSHREPPSPADGPEKTRSLGGKQPSDSISDTVALSTPAPREASGQPEESPEAETSTLDVFTEKLPPSGRIIKTESLVIPSTRSESKPAGRRGRSTSLKERQPARPQNERANSLDNERCPDTRSQLQIPRKTVYDQLNHILISDDQLPENIILVNTSDWQGQFLSDVLQKHTLPVVCTCSAADVQAAFSTIVSRIQRYCNCNSQPPTPVKIAVAGAQHYLSAILRLFVEQLSHKTPDWLGYMRFLIIPLGSHPVARYLGSVDYRYNNFFQDLAWRDLFNKLEAQSSVQDTPDIVSRITQYISGANCAHQLPIAEAMLTYKQKSPDEESSQRFIPFVGVVKVGIVEPSSATSGDSDDAAPSGSSILSSTPPSASTSPAAKEASPTPPSSPSVSGGLSSPSQGVGAELMGLQVDYWTAAQPTDRKRDAEKKDVPTTKNTLKCTFRSLQVSRLPSSGEAAATPTMSMTVVTKEKNKKVMFLPKKTKDKDVESKSQCIEGISRLICTAKHQQNMLRVLIDGVECSDVKFFQLAAQWSSHVKHFPICIFGHSKATF, from the exons GTTGTGTAGCCTGACCCTGAAGAAGCTGGCAGTGCTCCGGGAACTGGAAAAGGAACTGCTGTCCGTGGTGATTGCTGTCAAGATGCAG GGTTCCAAACGAGTCCTGAGATCACATGAGATTGTGCTGCCTCCTAGTGGACAAGTGGAAACTGACCTAGCTCTGACCTTCTCTCTCCAG TACCCCCACTTCCTGAAGAGAGAAGGCAACAAGCTCCAGATCATGCTGCAGCGCAGGAAGCGGTACAAGAACAGGACGATCCTGGGCTATAAGACGCTGGCCGCAGGCTCCATCAACATGGCTGAG GTGATGCAGCACCCCTCTGAGGGTGGCCAGGTCCTGAGCCTCTGCAGCAGCATCAAAGAGGCCTCCGTCAAGGTGGCTGAGATCTGGATTGTCTCCCTGTCCAGCCAGCCCATCGACCATGAGGACAGTACAATGCAGGCGGGCCCCAAGGCCAAGTCCACAG ATAACTACTCTGAGGAGGAGTATGAGAGCTTTTCCTCTGAGCAAGAGGCCAGTGACGATGCTGTGCAAGGACAG GATCTTGACGAGGATGACTTTGATGTGGGAAAACCCAAGAAGCAGCGGCGCTCGATAGTAAGAACGACGTCCATGACCAGG CAACAGAACTTCAAGCAGAAGGTGGTGGCGCTCCTGCGCAGGTTTAAGGTGTCAGAGGAG GTCTTAGATTCAGAGCAGGACCCCGCAGAACATGTTCCCGAGGTGGAGGAGGACCTGGATCTTCTCTATGACACGCTGGACGTGGAGAACCCCAGTGACAGTGGCCCTGATATGGATGATGACGACAGCGTCCTTAGCACCCCCAAGCCCAAGCTCAG GCCGTACTTCGAAGGGCTGTCTCACTCCAGCTCACAGACAGAGATAGGGAGCATCCACAGTGCCCGGAGCCACAGGGAGCCCCCGAGCCCG GCTGATGGACCTGAGAAGACAAGATCCCTGGGAGGCAAGCAGCCCAGCGACAGCATCTCTGACACAGTGGCCCTT AGTACACCGGCCCCCCGGGAAGCATCAGGGCAGCCTGAGGAGAGCCCCGAGGCTGAGACCTCTACCTTAGACGTGTTCACTGAGAAGCTGCCTCCCAGTGGAAGGATCATCAAGACTGAGTCGCTTGTCATCCCCTCCACCAG GTCAGAATCAAAGCCAGCCGGCCGCCGGGGCCGGAGCACATCCCTGAAGGAGCGACAGCCAGCTCGGCCACAGAACGAACGGGCCAACAGCTTAGACAATGAGCGCTGCCCAGACACGAGGAGCCAGCTGCAG ATTCCCAGGAAGACTGTGTATGACCAGCTGAACCACATCCTCATCTCCGATGACCAACTCCCTGAGAACATCATTCTCGTCAACACCTCCGACTGGCAAGGACAG TTCCTCTCAGACGTCCTGCAGAAGCACACGCTTCCTGTGGTGTGCACATGCTCTGCTGCTGACGTGCAGGCTGCCTTCAGCACCATCGTGTCTCGGATACAGCGATA CTGCAACTGCAATTCTCAGCCACCGACCCCTGTGAAGATCGCAGTGGCCGGAGCACAGCATTACCTCAGCGCCATCCTGCGGCTCTTCGTGGAGCAGCTGTCTCACAAGACACCTGACTGGCTCGGCTATATGCGCTTCCTCATCATCCCCCTGG GCTCCCACCCTGTGGCCAGGTACCTGGGCTCTGTGGACTACCGCTACAACAACTTCTTCCAGGATCTGGCCTGGAGAGACCTGTTCAACAAGCTGGAAGCCCAGAGCAGTG TGCAGGACACACCAGACATCGTGTCACGCATCACCCAGTACATCTCAGGAGCCAACTGTGCTCACCAGCTCCCCATCGCAGAGGCCATGCTGACCTACAAGCAGAAGAG CCCTGATGAAGAATCCTCTCAGAGGTTCATTCCCTTTGTCGGG GTTGTGAAGGTTGGAATTGTGGAGCCGTCTTCAGCCACATCAG GAGACTCTGACGACGCAGCCCCCTCAGGCTCCAGCATCCTCTCTTCTACCCCACCGTCTGCTTCTACATCTCCTGCGGCCAAGGAGGCTTCGCCCACCCCGCCGTCCTCCCCCTCAGTGAGTGGAGGCCTGTCCTCCCCCAG CCAGGGCGTCGGCGCTGAGCTCATGGGGCTACAGGTGGACTACTGGACAGCAGCCCAGCCCACGGACAGGAAGAGAGATGCCGAGAAGAAGGACGTGCCCACCACCAAAAACACGCTCAAGTGCACTTTCCGGTCCCTCCAGGTCAGCAGGCTGCCCAGCAGTGGGGAGGCTGCAGCCACACCCACCATGTCCATGACTGTGGTCACCaaggagaagaacaagaagg TGATGTTTCTGCCCAAGAAAACAAAGGACAAGGATGTGGAATCCAAAAGCCAGTGCATCGAGGGCATCAGCCGGCTGATCTGCACAGCTAAGCACCAGCAGAACATGCTACGGG TCCTCATCGACGGCGTGGAATGCAGCGATGTCAAGTTCTTCCAGCTGGCTGCCCAGTGGTCTTCCCACGTGAAGCACTTCCCTATCTGCATCTTTGGACACTCCAAGGCCACCTTCTAG
- the Pacs2 gene encoding phosphofurin acidic cluster sorting protein 2 isoform X7, with translation MQGSKRVLRSHEIVLPPSGQVETDLALTFSLQYPHFLKREGNKLQIMLQRRKRYKNRTILGYKTLAAGSINMAEVMQHPSEGGQVLSLCSSIKEASVKVAEIWIVSLSSQPIDHEDSTMQAGPKAKSTDNYSEEEYESFSSEQEASDDAVQGQDLDEDDFDVGKPKKQRRSIVRTTSMTRQQNFKQKVVALLRRFKVSEEVLDSEQDPAEHVPEVEEDLDLLYDTLDVENPSDSGPDMDDDDSVLSTPKPKLRPYFEGLSHSSSQTEIGSIHSARSHREPPSPADGPEKTRSLGGKQPSDSISDTVALSTPAPREASGQPEESPEAETSTLDVFTEKLPPSGRIIKTESLVIPSTRSESKPAGRRGRSTSLKERQPARPQNERANSLDNERCPDTRSQLQVRIPRKTVYDQLNHILISDDQLPENIILVNTSDWQGQFLSDVLQKHTLPVVCTCSAADVQAAFSTIVSRIQRYCNCNSQPPTPVKIAVAGAQHYLSAILRLFVEQLSHKTPDWLGYMRFLIIPLGEGPGALRDRDTACKGRGSHPVARYLGSVDYRYNNFFQDLAWRDLFNKLEAQSSVQDTPDIVSRITQYISGANCAHQLPIAEAMLTYKQKSPDEESSQRFIPFVGVVKVGIVEPSSATSGDSDDAAPSGSSILSSTPPSASTSPAAKEASPTPPSSPSVSGGLSSPSQGVGAELMGLQVDYWTAAQPTDRKRDAEKKDVPTTKNTLKCTFRSLQVSRLPSSGEAAATPTMSMTVVTKEKNKKVMFLPKKTKDKDVESKSQCIEGISRLICTAKHQQNMLRVLIDGVECSDVKFFQLAAQWSSHVKHFPICIFGHSKATF, from the exons ATGCAG GGTTCCAAACGAGTCCTGAGATCACATGAGATTGTGCTGCCTCCTAGTGGACAAGTGGAAACTGACCTAGCTCTGACCTTCTCTCTCCAG TACCCCCACTTCCTGAAGAGAGAAGGCAACAAGCTCCAGATCATGCTGCAGCGCAGGAAGCGGTACAAGAACAGGACGATCCTGGGCTATAAGACGCTGGCCGCAGGCTCCATCAACATGGCTGAG GTGATGCAGCACCCCTCTGAGGGTGGCCAGGTCCTGAGCCTCTGCAGCAGCATCAAAGAGGCCTCCGTCAAGGTGGCTGAGATCTGGATTGTCTCCCTGTCCAGCCAGCCCATCGACCATGAGGACAGTACAATGCAGGCGGGCCCCAAGGCCAAGTCCACAG ATAACTACTCTGAGGAGGAGTATGAGAGCTTTTCCTCTGAGCAAGAGGCCAGTGACGATGCTGTGCAAGGACAG GATCTTGACGAGGATGACTTTGATGTGGGAAAACCCAAGAAGCAGCGGCGCTCGATAGTAAGAACGACGTCCATGACCAGG CAACAGAACTTCAAGCAGAAGGTGGTGGCGCTCCTGCGCAGGTTTAAGGTGTCAGAGGAG GTCTTAGATTCAGAGCAGGACCCCGCAGAACATGTTCCCGAGGTGGAGGAGGACCTGGATCTTCTCTATGACACGCTGGACGTGGAGAACCCCAGTGACAGTGGCCCTGATATGGATGATGACGACAGCGTCCTTAGCACCCCCAAGCCCAAGCTCAG GCCGTACTTCGAAGGGCTGTCTCACTCCAGCTCACAGACAGAGATAGGGAGCATCCACAGTGCCCGGAGCCACAGGGAGCCCCCGAGCCCG GCTGATGGACCTGAGAAGACAAGATCCCTGGGAGGCAAGCAGCCCAGCGACAGCATCTCTGACACAGTGGCCCTT AGTACACCGGCCCCCCGGGAAGCATCAGGGCAGCCTGAGGAGAGCCCCGAGGCTGAGACCTCTACCTTAGACGTGTTCACTGAGAAGCTGCCTCCCAGTGGAAGGATCATCAAGACTGAGTCGCTTGTCATCCCCTCCACCAG GTCAGAATCAAAGCCAGCCGGCCGCCGGGGCCGGAGCACATCCCTGAAGGAGCGACAGCCAGCTCGGCCACAGAACGAACGGGCCAACAGCTTAGACAATGAGCGCTGCCCAGACACGAGGAGCCAGCTGCAGGTTAGG ATTCCCAGGAAGACTGTGTATGACCAGCTGAACCACATCCTCATCTCCGATGACCAACTCCCTGAGAACATCATTCTCGTCAACACCTCCGACTGGCAAGGACAG TTCCTCTCAGACGTCCTGCAGAAGCACACGCTTCCTGTGGTGTGCACATGCTCTGCTGCTGACGTGCAGGCTGCCTTCAGCACCATCGTGTCTCGGATACAGCGATA CTGCAACTGCAATTCTCAGCCACCGACCCCTGTGAAGATCGCAGTGGCCGGAGCACAGCATTACCTCAGCGCCATCCTGCGGCTCTTCGTGGAGCAGCTGTCTCACAAGACACCTGACTGGCTCGGCTATATGCGCTTCCTCATCATCCCCCTGGGTGAGGGGCCTGGGGCCCTCAGAGACAGGGACACAGCCTGTAAGGGTAGAG GCTCCCACCCTGTGGCCAGGTACCTGGGCTCTGTGGACTACCGCTACAACAACTTCTTCCAGGATCTGGCCTGGAGAGACCTGTTCAACAAGCTGGAAGCCCAGAGCAGTG TGCAGGACACACCAGACATCGTGTCACGCATCACCCAGTACATCTCAGGAGCCAACTGTGCTCACCAGCTCCCCATCGCAGAGGCCATGCTGACCTACAAGCAGAAGAG CCCTGATGAAGAATCCTCTCAGAGGTTCATTCCCTTTGTCGGG GTTGTGAAGGTTGGAATTGTGGAGCCGTCTTCAGCCACATCAG GAGACTCTGACGACGCAGCCCCCTCAGGCTCCAGCATCCTCTCTTCTACCCCACCGTCTGCTTCTACATCTCCTGCGGCCAAGGAGGCTTCGCCCACCCCGCCGTCCTCCCCCTCAGTGAGTGGAGGCCTGTCCTCCCCCAG CCAGGGCGTCGGCGCTGAGCTCATGGGGCTACAGGTGGACTACTGGACAGCAGCCCAGCCCACGGACAGGAAGAGAGATGCCGAGAAGAAGGACGTGCCCACCACCAAAAACACGCTCAAGTGCACTTTCCGGTCCCTCCAGGTCAGCAGGCTGCCCAGCAGTGGGGAGGCTGCAGCCACACCCACCATGTCCATGACTGTGGTCACCaaggagaagaacaagaagg TGATGTTTCTGCCCAAGAAAACAAAGGACAAGGATGTGGAATCCAAAAGCCAGTGCATCGAGGGCATCAGCCGGCTGATCTGCACAGCTAAGCACCAGCAGAACATGCTACGGG TCCTCATCGACGGCGTGGAATGCAGCGATGTCAAGTTCTTCCAGCTGGCTGCCCAGTGGTCTTCCCACGTGAAGCACTTCCCTATCTGCATCTTTGGACACTCCAAGGCCACCTTCTAG
- the Pacs2 gene encoding phosphofurin acidic cluster sorting protein 2 isoform X3 has protein sequence MAERGRLGLPGAPGALNTPVPMNLFATWEVDGSSPSCVPRLCSLTLKKLAVLRELEKELLSVVIAVKMQGSKRVLRSHEIVLPPSGQVETDLALTFSLQYPHFLKREGNKLQIMLQRRKRYKNRTILGYKTLAAGSINMAEVMQHPSEGGQVLSLCSSIKEASVKVAEIWIVSLSSQPIDHEDSTMQAGPKAKSTDNYSEEEYESFSSEQEASDDAVQGQDLDEDDFDVGKPKKQRRSIQQNFKQKVVALLRRFKVSEEVLDSEQDPAEHVPEVEEDLDLLYDTLDVENPSDSGPDMDDDDSVLSTPKPKLRPYFEGLSHSSSQTEIGSIHSARSHREPPSPADGPEKTRSLGGKQPSDSISDTVALSTPAPREASGQPEESPEAETSTLDVFTEKLPPSGRIIKTESLVIPSTRSESKPAGRRGRSTSLKERQPARPQNERANSLDNERCPDTRSQLQVRIPRKTVYDQLNHILISDDQLPENIILVNTSDWQGQFLSDVLQKHTLPVVCTCSAADVQAAFSTIVSRIQRYCNCNSQPPTPVKIAVAGAQHYLSAILRLFVEQLSHKTPDWLGYMRFLIIPLGEGPGALRDRDTACKGRGSHPVARYLGSVDYRYNNFFQDLAWRDLFNKLEAQSSVQDTPDIVSRITQYISGANCAHQLPIAEAMLTYKQKSPDEESSQRFIPFVGVVKVGIVEPSSATSGDSDDAAPSGSSILSSTPPSASTSPAAKEASPTPPSSPSVSGGLSSPSQGVGAELMGLQVDYWTAAQPTDRKRDAEKKDVPTTKNTLKCTFRSLQVSRLPSSGEAAATPTMSMTVVTKEKNKKVMFLPKKTKDKDVESKSQCIEGISRLICTAKHQQNMLRVLIDGVECSDVKFFQLAAQWSSHVKHFPICIFGHSKATF, from the exons GTTGTGTAGCCTGACCCTGAAGAAGCTGGCAGTGCTCCGGGAACTGGAAAAGGAACTGCTGTCCGTGGTGATTGCTGTCAAGATGCAG GGTTCCAAACGAGTCCTGAGATCACATGAGATTGTGCTGCCTCCTAGTGGACAAGTGGAAACTGACCTAGCTCTGACCTTCTCTCTCCAG TACCCCCACTTCCTGAAGAGAGAAGGCAACAAGCTCCAGATCATGCTGCAGCGCAGGAAGCGGTACAAGAACAGGACGATCCTGGGCTATAAGACGCTGGCCGCAGGCTCCATCAACATGGCTGAG GTGATGCAGCACCCCTCTGAGGGTGGCCAGGTCCTGAGCCTCTGCAGCAGCATCAAAGAGGCCTCCGTCAAGGTGGCTGAGATCTGGATTGTCTCCCTGTCCAGCCAGCCCATCGACCATGAGGACAGTACAATGCAGGCGGGCCCCAAGGCCAAGTCCACAG ATAACTACTCTGAGGAGGAGTATGAGAGCTTTTCCTCTGAGCAAGAGGCCAGTGACGATGCTGTGCAAGGACAG GATCTTGACGAGGATGACTTTGATGTGGGAAAACCCAAGAAGCAGCGGCGCTCGATA CAACAGAACTTCAAGCAGAAGGTGGTGGCGCTCCTGCGCAGGTTTAAGGTGTCAGAGGAG GTCTTAGATTCAGAGCAGGACCCCGCAGAACATGTTCCCGAGGTGGAGGAGGACCTGGATCTTCTCTATGACACGCTGGACGTGGAGAACCCCAGTGACAGTGGCCCTGATATGGATGATGACGACAGCGTCCTTAGCACCCCCAAGCCCAAGCTCAG GCCGTACTTCGAAGGGCTGTCTCACTCCAGCTCACAGACAGAGATAGGGAGCATCCACAGTGCCCGGAGCCACAGGGAGCCCCCGAGCCCG GCTGATGGACCTGAGAAGACAAGATCCCTGGGAGGCAAGCAGCCCAGCGACAGCATCTCTGACACAGTGGCCCTT AGTACACCGGCCCCCCGGGAAGCATCAGGGCAGCCTGAGGAGAGCCCCGAGGCTGAGACCTCTACCTTAGACGTGTTCACTGAGAAGCTGCCTCCCAGTGGAAGGATCATCAAGACTGAGTCGCTTGTCATCCCCTCCACCAG GTCAGAATCAAAGCCAGCCGGCCGCCGGGGCCGGAGCACATCCCTGAAGGAGCGACAGCCAGCTCGGCCACAGAACGAACGGGCCAACAGCTTAGACAATGAGCGCTGCCCAGACACGAGGAGCCAGCTGCAGGTTAGG ATTCCCAGGAAGACTGTGTATGACCAGCTGAACCACATCCTCATCTCCGATGACCAACTCCCTGAGAACATCATTCTCGTCAACACCTCCGACTGGCAAGGACAG TTCCTCTCAGACGTCCTGCAGAAGCACACGCTTCCTGTGGTGTGCACATGCTCTGCTGCTGACGTGCAGGCTGCCTTCAGCACCATCGTGTCTCGGATACAGCGATA CTGCAACTGCAATTCTCAGCCACCGACCCCTGTGAAGATCGCAGTGGCCGGAGCACAGCATTACCTCAGCGCCATCCTGCGGCTCTTCGTGGAGCAGCTGTCTCACAAGACACCTGACTGGCTCGGCTATATGCGCTTCCTCATCATCCCCCTGGGTGAGGGGCCTGGGGCCCTCAGAGACAGGGACACAGCCTGTAAGGGTAGAG GCTCCCACCCTGTGGCCAGGTACCTGGGCTCTGTGGACTACCGCTACAACAACTTCTTCCAGGATCTGGCCTGGAGAGACCTGTTCAACAAGCTGGAAGCCCAGAGCAGTG TGCAGGACACACCAGACATCGTGTCACGCATCACCCAGTACATCTCAGGAGCCAACTGTGCTCACCAGCTCCCCATCGCAGAGGCCATGCTGACCTACAAGCAGAAGAG CCCTGATGAAGAATCCTCTCAGAGGTTCATTCCCTTTGTCGGG GTTGTGAAGGTTGGAATTGTGGAGCCGTCTTCAGCCACATCAG GAGACTCTGACGACGCAGCCCCCTCAGGCTCCAGCATCCTCTCTTCTACCCCACCGTCTGCTTCTACATCTCCTGCGGCCAAGGAGGCTTCGCCCACCCCGCCGTCCTCCCCCTCAGTGAGTGGAGGCCTGTCCTCCCCCAG CCAGGGCGTCGGCGCTGAGCTCATGGGGCTACAGGTGGACTACTGGACAGCAGCCCAGCCCACGGACAGGAAGAGAGATGCCGAGAAGAAGGACGTGCCCACCACCAAAAACACGCTCAAGTGCACTTTCCGGTCCCTCCAGGTCAGCAGGCTGCCCAGCAGTGGGGAGGCTGCAGCCACACCCACCATGTCCATGACTGTGGTCACCaaggagaagaacaagaagg TGATGTTTCTGCCCAAGAAAACAAAGGACAAGGATGTGGAATCCAAAAGCCAGTGCATCGAGGGCATCAGCCGGCTGATCTGCACAGCTAAGCACCAGCAGAACATGCTACGGG TCCTCATCGACGGCGTGGAATGCAGCGATGTCAAGTTCTTCCAGCTGGCTGCCCAGTGGTCTTCCCACGTGAAGCACTTCCCTATCTGCATCTTTGGACACTCCAAGGCCACCTTCTAG
- the Pacs2 gene encoding phosphofurin acidic cluster sorting protein 2 isoform X1 has translation MAERGRLGLPGAPGALNTPVPMNLFATWEVDGSSPSCVPRLCSLTLKKLAVLRELEKELLSVVIAVKMQGSKRVLRSHEIVLPPSGQVETDLALTFSLQYPHFLKREGNKLQIMLQRRKRYKNRTILGYKTLAAGSINMAEVMQHPSEGGQVLSLCSSIKEASVKVAEIWIVSLSSQPIDHEDSTMQAGPKAKSTDNYSEEEYESFSSEQEASDDAVQGQDLDEDDFDVGKPKKQRRSIVRTTSMTRQQNFKQKVVALLRRFKVSEEVLDSEQDPAEHVPEVEEDLDLLYDTLDVENPSDSGPDMDDDDSVLSTPKPKLRPYFEGLSHSSSQTEIGSIHSARSHREPPSPADGPEKTRSLGGKQPSDSISDTVALSTPAPREASGQPEESPEAETSTLDVFTEKLPPSGRIIKTESLVIPSTRSESKPAGRRGRSTSLKERQPARPQNERANSLDNERCPDTRSQLQVRIPRKTVYDQLNHILISDDQLPENIILVNTSDWQGQFLSDVLQKHTLPVVCTCSAADVQAAFSTIVSRIQRYCNCNSQPPTPVKIAVAGAQHYLSAILRLFVEQLSHKTPDWLGYMRFLIIPLGEGPGALRDRDTACKGRGSHPVARYLGSVDYRYNNFFQDLAWRDLFNKLEAQSSVQDTPDIVSRITQYISGANCAHQLPIAEAMLTYKQKSPDEESSQRFIPFVGVVKVGIVEPSSATSGDSDDAAPSGSSILSSTPPSASTSPAAKEASPTPPSSPSVSGGLSSPSQGVGAELMGLQVDYWTAAQPTDRKRDAEKKDVPTTKNTLKCTFRSLQVSRLPSSGEAAATPTMSMTVVTKEKNKKVMFLPKKTKDKDVESKSQCIEGISRLICTAKHQQNMLRVLIDGVECSDVKFFQLAAQWSSHVKHFPICIFGHSKATF, from the exons GTTGTGTAGCCTGACCCTGAAGAAGCTGGCAGTGCTCCGGGAACTGGAAAAGGAACTGCTGTCCGTGGTGATTGCTGTCAAGATGCAG GGTTCCAAACGAGTCCTGAGATCACATGAGATTGTGCTGCCTCCTAGTGGACAAGTGGAAACTGACCTAGCTCTGACCTTCTCTCTCCAG TACCCCCACTTCCTGAAGAGAGAAGGCAACAAGCTCCAGATCATGCTGCAGCGCAGGAAGCGGTACAAGAACAGGACGATCCTGGGCTATAAGACGCTGGCCGCAGGCTCCATCAACATGGCTGAG GTGATGCAGCACCCCTCTGAGGGTGGCCAGGTCCTGAGCCTCTGCAGCAGCATCAAAGAGGCCTCCGTCAAGGTGGCTGAGATCTGGATTGTCTCCCTGTCCAGCCAGCCCATCGACCATGAGGACAGTACAATGCAGGCGGGCCCCAAGGCCAAGTCCACAG ATAACTACTCTGAGGAGGAGTATGAGAGCTTTTCCTCTGAGCAAGAGGCCAGTGACGATGCTGTGCAAGGACAG GATCTTGACGAGGATGACTTTGATGTGGGAAAACCCAAGAAGCAGCGGCGCTCGATAGTAAGAACGACGTCCATGACCAGG CAACAGAACTTCAAGCAGAAGGTGGTGGCGCTCCTGCGCAGGTTTAAGGTGTCAGAGGAG GTCTTAGATTCAGAGCAGGACCCCGCAGAACATGTTCCCGAGGTGGAGGAGGACCTGGATCTTCTCTATGACACGCTGGACGTGGAGAACCCCAGTGACAGTGGCCCTGATATGGATGATGACGACAGCGTCCTTAGCACCCCCAAGCCCAAGCTCAG GCCGTACTTCGAAGGGCTGTCTCACTCCAGCTCACAGACAGAGATAGGGAGCATCCACAGTGCCCGGAGCCACAGGGAGCCCCCGAGCCCG GCTGATGGACCTGAGAAGACAAGATCCCTGGGAGGCAAGCAGCCCAGCGACAGCATCTCTGACACAGTGGCCCTT AGTACACCGGCCCCCCGGGAAGCATCAGGGCAGCCTGAGGAGAGCCCCGAGGCTGAGACCTCTACCTTAGACGTGTTCACTGAGAAGCTGCCTCCCAGTGGAAGGATCATCAAGACTGAGTCGCTTGTCATCCCCTCCACCAG GTCAGAATCAAAGCCAGCCGGCCGCCGGGGCCGGAGCACATCCCTGAAGGAGCGACAGCCAGCTCGGCCACAGAACGAACGGGCCAACAGCTTAGACAATGAGCGCTGCCCAGACACGAGGAGCCAGCTGCAGGTTAGG ATTCCCAGGAAGACTGTGTATGACCAGCTGAACCACATCCTCATCTCCGATGACCAACTCCCTGAGAACATCATTCTCGTCAACACCTCCGACTGGCAAGGACAG TTCCTCTCAGACGTCCTGCAGAAGCACACGCTTCCTGTGGTGTGCACATGCTCTGCTGCTGACGTGCAGGCTGCCTTCAGCACCATCGTGTCTCGGATACAGCGATA CTGCAACTGCAATTCTCAGCCACCGACCCCTGTGAAGATCGCAGTGGCCGGAGCACAGCATTACCTCAGCGCCATCCTGCGGCTCTTCGTGGAGCAGCTGTCTCACAAGACACCTGACTGGCTCGGCTATATGCGCTTCCTCATCATCCCCCTGGGTGAGGGGCCTGGGGCCCTCAGAGACAGGGACACAGCCTGTAAGGGTAGAG GCTCCCACCCTGTGGCCAGGTACCTGGGCTCTGTGGACTACCGCTACAACAACTTCTTCCAGGATCTGGCCTGGAGAGACCTGTTCAACAAGCTGGAAGCCCAGAGCAGTG TGCAGGACACACCAGACATCGTGTCACGCATCACCCAGTACATCTCAGGAGCCAACTGTGCTCACCAGCTCCCCATCGCAGAGGCCATGCTGACCTACAAGCAGAAGAG CCCTGATGAAGAATCCTCTCAGAGGTTCATTCCCTTTGTCGGG GTTGTGAAGGTTGGAATTGTGGAGCCGTCTTCAGCCACATCAG GAGACTCTGACGACGCAGCCCCCTCAGGCTCCAGCATCCTCTCTTCTACCCCACCGTCTGCTTCTACATCTCCTGCGGCCAAGGAGGCTTCGCCCACCCCGCCGTCCTCCCCCTCAGTGAGTGGAGGCCTGTCCTCCCCCAG CCAGGGCGTCGGCGCTGAGCTCATGGGGCTACAGGTGGACTACTGGACAGCAGCCCAGCCCACGGACAGGAAGAGAGATGCCGAGAAGAAGGACGTGCCCACCACCAAAAACACGCTCAAGTGCACTTTCCGGTCCCTCCAGGTCAGCAGGCTGCCCAGCAGTGGGGAGGCTGCAGCCACACCCACCATGTCCATGACTGTGGTCACCaaggagaagaacaagaagg TGATGTTTCTGCCCAAGAAAACAAAGGACAAGGATGTGGAATCCAAAAGCCAGTGCATCGAGGGCATCAGCCGGCTGATCTGCACAGCTAAGCACCAGCAGAACATGCTACGGG TCCTCATCGACGGCGTGGAATGCAGCGATGTCAAGTTCTTCCAGCTGGCTGCCCAGTGGTCTTCCCACGTGAAGCACTTCCCTATCTGCATCTTTGGACACTCCAAGGCCACCTTCTAG